From the genome of Spinacia oleracea cultivar Varoflay chromosome 2, BTI_SOV_V1, whole genome shotgun sequence, one region includes:
- the LOC110797680 gene encoding protein CELLULOSE SYNTHASE INTERACTIVE 3: MPNLPSPEPGGLVSTSRPRESNGASQMDEEETTMATVARLVEQLHGKNSSPHEKELITARLLGIARKRREARTIIGSHGQAMPLFISILRAGTPGAKVNIAATLSVLCRDEDLRLKVLLGGCIPPLLSLLKSDSVETRKAAAEAIYEVSAGGLADDHVGVKIFVTEGVVPTLWEQLNPNNKQDKVVEGFVTGALRNLCGDKDGYWRVVLAEGGVDIIVGLLSSDNAASQSNAASLLARLMLAFSDSIPKAIEPGAFKALLQLVGRENEVSVRASAADALQALSLESDEAKRAVIDAGGVPILIGAIVAPSKEGMQGEYGQALQGHATVALANICGGMSALIKYLGELVQSPRLAAPIADIIGALAYSLMVFEQKSDNKEEPFNVRQVEDILVTLLKPRDNKLVQDRLLEAMSSLYGNIYLSKWLNHAEAKKILTGLITMAALDVQEHLIGSLTSLCTDGVDIWSAIKKREGIQLLISLLGLSSEQHQDHAAQLLVILTDEVDDSKWAITAAGGIPPLVQLLEVGSPKAREDAAHVLWSLCCHSEDIRACVESAGAVPAFLWLLRSGGQKGQEASAKTLMRLVRTADTATINQLLAMLLDESLSSKGQIIRVLGHVLTISSHKELVQRGSLANKALKSLVQVLNSSNEENQEGAASVLADLFSSRPEICESLATDEIIQPCMKLLTSKKQLVATQSARALGALTRPTRTKSSNKIFYISEGEVKPLIKLAKTSFIDAAEAAVAALANLLSDTQIASEALAEDVVSSLTRVLGEGTAEGKKNAARAIYQLLKHFPVGEVLKGNSQCHFAVLALVESLSTMDLEEIGAVDALEVLSLLARTKQRDNFTYQLWSTLAEVPSSFEPLIYCLAEGPPEIQDKVIDILSRLCGDQPVVLADMLIANSKSITSLAKRIMSSSCLEVKVGGTALLTCAAKEHKKESIDSLDSSGYLKPFISSLVHMIKQNSGCCSLEIEIRTPRALRRRTYFQEDDEHEVPDPASVLGGTAALWLLSIMSSFNEENKHAVMEAGGVEVLSEKLASYTSNPEDEFEDAEGVWISALLLSILFQDASVACDPAVVRVIPLLALMLKSDEMIDRFFATQAMASLVSHGNKGIMTTIANSGAVAGLVTLIGYVDTDMPNLIALTEEFSLVKNPEQVVLEHLFQIEDVRMGSIARKTIPLLVDLLRPMPDRPSAPPISVHLLVIIADGDDTNKLIMAEAGALEALPKYLSLGPQDITEASISELLRILFTNSELFRHESAIYSLSQLIAVLRFGSRTGRLSAARALHELFNAENIRDSESVNQAIQPLVDMLDSASHSEQEAGLLGLLKLTTGDNSKANLLTDIEGNPLNSLCRILTSSASLELKKKAAELCFILFSIPKIRSAPVAAECIQPLISLMRSDTDSAVESGVCAFDKLLDDEQQVENASAYEVVDLLVSLVSGSNYRLTEASICALIKLGKDRTPRKQDMVNSGIVDNSLKILSAAPSSLCSTISELFRILTNSGAIARSSIAPKIVEPLFSVLQRPDFSMWGQHSALQALVNVLEKPQSLTILELTPNQVIEPLISFLESPSQAIQQLSSELLCHLLAQEHFQQDITTKGAIIPLVQIAGIANLNLQQTAVKALEKISLIWPKAIADAGGIFELSKVIIQDDPQPSHSLWESAALVLSNVLNVSVEYYFEVPLVVLVRLLHSSQDSTVIVALNALIVQERNDVRSAELMSEARATDALLDLLRSHQCEEAAGQLLEALFNNVRVREMKVTKYAIAPLSQYLLDPQTRSQPGRLLAALALGDLSQHEGLARASDSVSACRALISLLEDQPTEEMKMVAICALQNFVMHSRTNRRAVAEAGGILVVQEQLLSSNSDVAVQAALLIRFLFSNHTLQEYVSNELIRSLTAALERELWSSATINEEVLRTINVIFTNFPKLHISEAATLCIPHLVVALKSGNEAAQESVLDTLCLLKHSWSTMPIDTAKSQAIVAAEAIPILQMLMKTCPPSFHDRADSLLHCLPGCLTVTINRGHNLKQAMGTTNAFCQLTIGNGPSRQTKVMNHSISPEWKEAFTWAFDVPPKGQKLHIICKSKNTFGKATLGRVTIQIDKVVTEGVYSGLFNLNHDSNKDGSRKLEIEIMWSNRLSHDSL; this comes from the exons ATGCCAAATCTCCCATCACCTGAACCAGGAGGGCTTGTATCGACTTCGCGGCCGAG GGAATCAAATGGAGCATCACAAATGGATGAGGAGGAAACTACAATGGCTACAGTTGCTCGACTTGTTGAGCAGCTGCATGGAAAAAATTCTTCGCCTCATGAAAAGGAACTTATCACGGCACGGTTGCTTGGTATTGCCAGAAAGAGGAGGGAGGCGAGGACAATTATTGGTTCCCACGGCCAAGCAATGCCATTATTTATATCTATACTCAGGGCTGGCACTCCCGGAGCTAAGGTGAATATTGCTGCAACTCTTAGTGTTCTCTGTAGAGATGAAGACTTAAGGTTAAAAGTTCTTCTAGGTGGTTGTATTCCTCCGTTGCTTTCGCTTTTGAAGTCAGATTCAGTTGAGACTAGGAAGGCAGCCGCTGAAGCAATATATGAAGTGTCTGCTGGTGGATTAGCGGATGATCACGTGGGTGTGAAAATATTTGTTACTGAGGGTGTTGTTCCAACTTTATGGGAGCAACTTAATCCAAACAATAAGCAGGATAAGGTAGTAGAAGGGTTTGTGACAGGGGCCTTGAGAAATCTTTGTGGTGACAAGGATGGATATTGGAGAGTCGTACTTGCAGAAGGAGGAGTGGATATCATTGTGGGACTTCTTTCTTCTGACAATGCAGCTTCTCAATCCAATGCTGCTTCTCTTTTGGCTCGTCTGATGTTAGCATTTAGTGATAGTATACCTAAAGCAATAGAGCCGGGAGCTTTTAAAGCTCTGCTCCAACTCGTTGGTCGGGAAAATGAGGTCTCAGTCCGTGCAAGTGCGGCCGATGCTTTACAGGCTCTTTCTTTAGAGTCGGATGAAGCTAAGAGAGCGGTTATTGATGCTGGTGGTGTTCCTATTCTTATTGGTGCTATAGTTGCACCTTCTAAAGAAGGCATGCAAGGGGAGTATGGTCAAGCTCTTCAAGGGCATGCCACGGTAGCTCTGGCTAACATATGTGGTGGAATGTCTGCATTGATCAAATATCTTGGAGAACTTGTCCAGTCTCCTCGGTTAGCTGCTCCAATTGCTGACATAATCGGAGCATTGGCCTACTCTTTGATGGTCTTCGAACAGAAATCAGACAACAAAGAAGAACCATTTAATGTCAGGCAGGTAGAAGATATTCTAGTCACTCTGCTAAAGCCTCGTGACAATAAGCTGGTCCAGGATCGTTTACTTGAAGCTATGTCCAGTCTCTATGGGAACATTTATCTCTCAAAATGGCTTAATCATGCAGAGGCGAAGAAGATACTGACTGGCCTGATAACAATGGCTGCTCTTGATGTCCAAGAACACCTGATTGGTTCTCTCACTAGCTTGTGCACGGATGGAGTAGACATCTGGAGTGCCATAAAAAAGAGGGAAGGAATTCAGTTGCTGATATCATTGTTAGGGTTATCCAGTGAGCAACATCAGGATCATGCTGCTCAGCTTCTGGTGATTTTAACAGATGAAGTTGATGATAGTAAATGGGCTATTACTGCAGCAGGAGGGATTCCCCCACTAGTGCAACTTTTAGAGGTAGGATCTCCAAAGGCAAGGGAGGATGCAGCTCACGTTTTGTGGAGTTTGTGCTGTCATAGTGAAGACATTCGTGCATGTGTTGAAAGTGCTGGAGCTGTCCCGGCTTTCCTTTGGCTACTAAGAAGTGGTGGACAAAAAGGGCAAGAAGCATCAGCTAAAACACTGATGAGGCTTGTCCGGACAGCTGATACTGCAACCATCAATCAGCTGCTTGCTATGCTTCTGGATGAATCTCTAAGCTCGAAAGGGCAGATAATCAGAGTTTTGGGCCATGTTCTTACTATTTCATCACACAAAGAGCTTGTGCAGAGGGGAAGTCTTGCTAACAAAGCACTGAAGTCTCTTGTCcaagtgcttaattcttcaaatGAAGAGAACCAAGAGGGTGCAGCTTCTGTTCTTGCTGATCTCTTTAGTTCTAGACCTGAGATTTGTGAAAGTCTTGCAACTGATGAGATTATTCAACCTTGCATGAAGCTTTTGACTAGCAAGAAACAACTTGTGGCTACTCAGTCTGCTCGAGCCTTAGGGGCTCTGACAAGGCCTACAAGAACAAAAAGTTCAAACAAGATATTTTATATTTCTGAGGGAGAAGTCAAGCCTTTAATTAAGCTGGCCAAAACTTCCTTCATTGATGCTGCTGAGGCCGCTGTTGCTGCACTAGCCAATCTTCTTTCTGATACTCAGATTGCATCTGAAGCACTAGCTGAAGATGTCGTATCATCCTTGACGAGGGTATTGGGAGAAGGTACTGCAGAAGGCAAAAAAAATGCAGCACGTGCCATATACCAGTTACTGAAGCACTTTCCTGTTGGGGAAGTGCTAAAAGGGAATTCTCAGTGTCATTTTGCTGTTCTCgctcttgttgaatcattaagTACGATGGATTTGGAGGAGATTGGTGCTGTGGATGCCTTAGAAGTTCTTTCACTTTTGGCTAGAACAAAACAGAGAGATAATTTTACATACCAACTCTGGTCTACCCTAGCTGAAGTCCCTTCAAGCTTTGAACCACTTATTTATTGCCTAGCTGAAGGACCTCCTGAAATTCAAGACAAGGTGATTGATATTCTTTCTAGGCTTTGTGGAGATCAACCAGTGGTTCTAGCTGACATGTTGATTGCTAATTCAAAAAGTATTACTTCTCTAGCAAAAAGAATTATGAGTTCATCCTGTTTAGAGGTCAAAGTTGGAGGGACTGCATTACTTACCTGCGCTGCAAAAGAGCACAAAAAGGAATCAATAGATTCACTTGATTCGTCAGGATATCTAAAACCCTTTATAAGTTCTTTAGTTCACATGATAAAGCAAAATTCTGGTTGTTGCTCGTTAGAAATTGAAATAAGAACTCCCAGAGCCTTGAGACGGAGAACGTATTTTCAAGAAGATGATGAGCATGAGGTTCCTGATCCAGCCTCTGTTTTGGGAGGTACAGCCGCCTTGTGGTTACTTTCCATTATGTCTTCGTTTAATGAGGAAAATAAGCATGCTGTTATGGAAGCTGGAGGAGTAGAAGTCCTTTCGGAGAAGCTTGCAAGCTACACTTCCAACCCAGAG GATGAGTTTGAAGATGCCGAGGGTGTATGGATCAGTGCTCTGCTCCTCTCTATACTATTCCAAGATGCTAGTGTTGCTTGTGACCCCGCAGTTGTCCGTGTCATACCTTTGCTTGCACTGATGCTGAAATCTGATGAAATGATTGACAGGTTCTTCGCTACTCAGGCAATGGCTAGCCTTGTCAGCCATGGAAATAAGGGGATAATGACAACAATTGCGAACTCAGGTGCAGTTGCTGGCCTAGTAACCCTCATTGGTTATGTGGACACAGACATGCCAAACCTTATTGCCTTAACCGAAGAGTTTTCTTTGGTAAAGAATCCTGAGCAAGTTGTGTTGGAGCATCTTTTTCAGATTGAAGATGTGAGGATGGGGTCTATTGCACGTAAAACTATACCATTACTGGTCGATCTTCTGAGACCAATGCCAGATAGACCCAGCGCACCTCCGATTTCTGTTCACTTATTGGTCATAATTGCTGACGGTGATGATACAAACAAGCTGATTATGGCAGAAGCAGGGGCTTTGGAAGCTCTGCCAAAGTATTTGTCATTAGGCCCGCAGGACATCACCGAGGCTTCTATTTCTGAGTTGTTGAGGATATTATTCACCAACTCTGAGTTATTTAGGCATGAATCTGCTATATATTCACTCAGCCAACTAATAGCTGTTCTTCGTTTTGGATCAAGAACTGGTAGGCTCAGTGCTGCAAGGGCTCTGCATGAACTTTTCAATGCTGAAAACATCAGAGATTCTGAATCGGTCAACCAGGCCATTCAACCTCTTGTTGACATGCTTGATTCTGCATCTCATTCTGAACAGGAGGCTGGTCTTCTTGGACTTCTCAAGTTGACTACAGGAGACAATTCGAAGGCCAATTTGTTGACTGATATTGAAGGCAATCCACTGAACAGTCTCTGTAGGATTTTGACCTCTTCTGCGTCATTGGAACTGAAAAAGAAAGCTGCAGAGTtgtgttttattttattcagcattccaaaaattagATCTGCACCAGTTGCAGCTGAATGTATACAGCCTCTTATATCGCTGATGAGATCTGATACTGATTCAGCAGTAGAATCTGGTGTCTGTGCTTTTGACAAATTGTTGGATGATGAGCAACAAGTGGAAAATGCATCAGCATATGAAGTTGTAGATCtccttgtttctttggtttctGGGTCTAACTATCGGCTAACTGAGGCCAGTATATGTGCTCTGATTAAGCTGGGGAAGGACCGAACTCCTCGAAAGCAGGATATGGTCAATAGTGGAATTGTTGATAATAGCCTGAAAATTCTCTCTGCTGCCCCTAGCTCTCTTTGCTCCACAATTTCAGAGCTGTTTCGAATTTTGACTAACAGTGGTGCAATTGCTAGAAGCTCAATAGCTCCAAAAATAGTGGAACCACTTTTTAGTGTTTTGCAACGTCCTGATTTCAGTATGTGGGGACAGCACAGTGCCCTGCAAGCACTTGTGAATGTTCTAGAGAAACCACAGAGCTTAACGATCTTAGAACTCACTCCTAACCAAGTTATTGAACCATTGATATCATTTTTAGAATCACCTTCTCAAGCAATTCAGCAACTAAGCTCTGAATTATTATGCCACCTTCTTGCCCAAGAGCATTTCCAGCAAGATATAACAACTAAAGGTGCAATAATTCCTCTTGTACAGATTGCAGGAATAGCAAATTTGAACTTACAGCAAACAGCTGTCAAGGCACTGGAAAAGATTTCTCTGATTTGGCCAAAAGCAATTGCAGATGCTGGAGGTATATTTGAGCTCTCGAAAGTCATTATTCAGGATGATCCTCAACCATCTCATTCTTTATGGGAATCAGCAGCTTTAGTCCTCTCTAATGTACTAAATGTGAGCGTAGAGTATTACTTTGAGGTGCCGCTGGTGGTTCTTGTGAGATTGTTACACTCGTCGCAGGATAGCACTGTTATTGTGGCTCTTAATGCTCTCATTGTTCAGGAGAGAAATGATGTACGCAGTGCTGAATTAATGTCTGAGGCTCGAGCTACAGATGCTCTCTTAGACCTGTTAAGGTCACATCAGTGTGAGGAAGCAGCTGGACAATTACTGGAAGCTTTATTCAACAATGTCAGAGTTAGAGAGATGAAGGTTACAAAATATGCAATTGCACCTTTATCACAGTATCTCCTAGATCCTCAAACCAGATCGCAACCTGGAAGATTACTTGCAGCTTTAGCTTTGGGTGATCTCTCACAACATGAAGGGCTTGCTAGAGCAAGCGATTCTGTTTCTGCATGTCGTGCTCTTATAAGTTTGTTGGAAGACCAACCAACAGAGGAAATGAAAATGGTTGCAATTTGTGCCTTACAAAATTTCGTCATGCACAGTAGGACAAATAGACGTGCTGTTGCAGAAGCAGGTGGCATTCTTGTTGTTCAGGAGCAACTATTATCCTCTAACTCAGATGTTGCCGTCCAGGCAGCTTTGTTGATTAGGTTTCTGTTCTCGAATCACACACTTCAGGAATACGTATCAAATGAGCTCATAAGATCTCTGACAG CTGCATTGGAGAGAGAACTGTGGTCTTCAGCAACCATCAATGAAGAGGTTTTAAGAACGATAAACGTAATATTCACCAACTTCCCTAAGCTTCATATATCTGAAGCTGCAACTTTGTGTATTCCCCATTTGGTAGTAGCACTGAAATCTGGAAATGAGGCTGCTCAAGAATCTGTGCTGGACACTCTATGCTTGCTCAAACATTCATGGTCAACCATGCCTATAGATACTGCTAAATCACAAGCTATTGTTGCAGCTGAAGCAATCCCGATCCTACAAATGTTGATGAAAACCTGCCCTCCGAGTTTCCATGATAGAGCAGATAGTTTGTTGCATTGCTTACCAGGCTGTTTGACTGTGACAATAAACCGTGGGCACAACCTGAAGCAGGCTATGGGAACAACAAATGCTTTTTGTCAATTGACAATAGGCAATGGCCCTTCGCG